The genomic segment CTGCGAGCGGATCAGCGGCTGATCCTCACCGCGTCGCACCTGCGTCCGAACAAGGGCGTCGAGCTGATGCCGGAGGTGTTCGAGCGGGTCCGGAACGAGTGCCCTGAGGCGGTCCTGATGCTGGCCGGCGATGGGCCCGCGCGCGCCGACATCGAGCGGGCGTTCGCGCGTTCGGCGAGCCCGCCGGAGAGCTACCGGTTCCTCGGCCGCCGCGATGACGTCCCCGAGCTGCTGCGGGCCGCCGACCTCTTCGTCCTGCCGACGGCGATCACCGAGGGGATGCCGCTGGGCACGGTCGAGGCGCTGGCGAGCGGCTGCCCCGTCGTAGCAACCGATGTCTCGGATCTGACCCGGCTCGTCTCGGAGGTCGCGGAGATCGTCCCGCGCGGAGACGTGGCCGCGCTGGCCGGCGGGATCGTCGAGTCGTTGCGGCGCGACGGGCCGGAGCGCGAGCAGCGCTCGCTGGCCGGCCGGGCGCTGGTCGAGGAGCGCCTCTCGGTCGACGCCGCTGCCCAGGCCTATCTCGAGAGCTACCTCGCGCCGCCGCCGGCCGGCTGAGCCTCGAGCGTCGCCCGCAGCTCACCCTCGACGATCTCCGCCGCCCGCTCCCAGCTCGCGTCCGCGAGCGCCAACTCGCGTCCCGCCGCTCCCATTCGCTCGGCGAGATCTCGGTCCGAGAGCACTCGCTCCAGGGCATCGGCCAGCGCGGCGGGGTCGCCGGGCGCCACGAGCAGGCCTGTCTCGCCATCGATCACGACGTCGCCGATGTCGCCGACGTCACTGGAGACGACCGGACGGCCCATCGTCATCGCGACATGGACGACACCGCTCTGGAAGCCCGCCGTGTACGGCGTCACCGCGACCATCGAGCGCGCGTAGACGGGCTCGACCTCGGCGATCTCGAGGTAGCGGTCGATGATCTCGACCCTCGGCCCGTGGCGCTCGGCCCAGGCCTCGATCGCATCGACGTCGACCTCCTGGCGGTGCGGGTAGCCGGCGAGGGTGATGCTCGCGTCGGGCATCCGCTCGCTGAGGATGTCGAACGCGTCGAGCAGGATCGGGATTCCCTTCACGCGTCGCCAGGCGCCGAAGAAGAGGATCCGGCGCTCGTCGGGCAGGGGCGGCGCGTCCTCGCCGAAGACCCGCTCGTCACCGTGCGGAACGATCCCGATCCTGGCGTGCGGCCAGTTCTCGGCGAACATCTTCTTCGTGCGCTCGCCGTGAACCAGGATCGCGTCGTAGCGCGAGTACATATCGGCCAGCAGGCGCTCGCTGAAGGCCGCGTCGTGGTAGCTGCTGTCGGCGTCGAAGCGACTGAAGGGTCGAGCGTTGTGGCAGAGGTTGACGTAGCGCGCGTGGCGGGGGAGGCCCAGGGCGATCCGCATCGCGGTCGCGGCGACGATGTTCTGGACGTCGCAGGTCACGAGGACGACGTCGTAGCGGCCGCGGCGCGCCTCGAAGACCGCCCGGACCCAGGCGCGGACCAGGCCGACGGCGACCCCCGC from the Thermoleophilia bacterium SCSIO 60948 genome contains:
- a CDS encoding glycosyltransferase family 4 protein — its product is MKVGIVEVTPFGGLLHYAVQLGDALAARGNEVDLITPAGNELAGGHSGAARMRAVLHPSVKGSEQPKPGRLNFLRRRAGVAVGLVRAWVRAVFEARRGRYDVVLVTCDVQNIVAATAMRIALGLPRHARYVNLCHNARPFSRFDADSSYHDAAFSERLLADMYSRYDAILVHGERTKKMFAENWPHARIGIVPHGDERVFGEDAPPLPDERRILFFGAWRRVKGIPILLDAFDILSERMPDASITLAGYPHRQEVDVDAIEAWAERHGPRVEIIDRYLEIAEVEPVYARSMVAVTPYTAGFQSGVVHVAMTMGRPVVSSDVGDIGDVVIDGETGLLVAPGDPAALADALERVLSDRDLAERMGAAGRELALADASWERAAEIVEGELRATLEAQPAGGGAR